From uncultured Roseateles sp., the proteins below share one genomic window:
- a CDS encoding UvrD-helicase domain-containing protein gives MANAPHSLNPAQMEAVHYLGGPCLVLAGAGSGKTGVITHKIARLLQAGYAAKNIAAITFTNKASQEMRERAKNLVGARAAKDLAISTFHSLGVRILREDGVHLGLKEKFSILDSDDVLNVLKDAGGSTDIAQAKRWQWTISLWKNQGLNAERAAKIAADDDERVAVRVMKLYEDRLAAFQAVDFDDLISLPLHLLTTNAEARGKWQDTLRYVLVDEYQDTNAVQYELLRALVDNPDERKRGMFTAVGDDDQSIYGWRGATIENLKRLPTEWPNLKVIPLEQNYRSTSSILRAANNVIASNPKIFEKKLWSEFGDGEPVAVLECDGEEHEAERAVARIQAQRAQGGQVQYSDFAILYRANHQARIFEQALRRAEIPYKVSGGQSFFDRAEIKDLCGWLRLLVNQDDDPAFLRSVTTPKRGIGHQTLGALGEFAGKWKLSMYEALFAESLGTALNARAIGTLHEFGRYVNDLEYRARHTSGAEDARALLLEWLKDIGYEQHLYDGEESEKVAAAKWKNVLDFIDWMSKRCGGQITQDSGTFESPKQTVLEVAQTISVIISLAERGDDQDQVTLSTLHASKGLEWPHVVLAGVNEGLLPFKSEDEDMTAERLEEERRLMYVGITRARTTLAVSVLRRRKKGRDTVQGIPSRFVLEMKLHEASTREDPREKLKRLRAEMVQKLADKAAATTAQN, from the coding sequence ATGGCCAACGCTCCCCACTCTCTCAACCCCGCCCAGATGGAGGCGGTGCACTATCTCGGCGGCCCCTGCCTGGTGCTGGCCGGCGCGGGCTCGGGCAAGACGGGCGTGATCACGCACAAGATCGCGCGCTTGCTGCAGGCCGGCTATGCGGCCAAGAACATCGCCGCCATCACCTTCACCAACAAGGCCTCGCAGGAGATGCGCGAGCGGGCCAAGAACCTGGTCGGCGCGCGCGCGGCCAAGGACCTGGCCATCAGCACCTTCCACTCGCTGGGCGTGCGCATCCTGCGCGAGGACGGCGTGCACCTGGGCCTGAAGGAGAAGTTCTCGATTCTCGACAGCGACGACGTGCTGAATGTCTTGAAGGACGCCGGCGGCAGCACCGACATCGCCCAGGCCAAGCGCTGGCAGTGGACCATCAGCCTGTGGAAGAACCAGGGGCTGAACGCCGAGCGGGCGGCAAAGATCGCCGCCGATGACGACGAACGCGTGGCCGTGCGCGTGATGAAGCTGTACGAGGATCGGCTGGCCGCCTTCCAGGCGGTGGACTTCGACGACCTGATCAGCCTGCCGCTGCACCTGCTGACCACCAACGCCGAGGCGCGCGGCAAATGGCAGGACACCCTGCGCTACGTACTGGTCGACGAATACCAGGACACCAATGCCGTGCAGTACGAGCTGCTGCGGGCCCTGGTGGACAACCCCGATGAACGCAAGCGCGGCATGTTCACCGCCGTGGGCGACGACGACCAGAGCATCTACGGCTGGCGCGGCGCGACGATCGAGAACCTGAAGCGCCTGCCCACCGAGTGGCCGAATCTGAAGGTCATTCCGCTGGAGCAGAACTACCGCTCGACCAGCTCGATACTGCGCGCGGCCAACAACGTCATCGCCAGCAACCCGAAGATCTTCGAGAAGAAGCTGTGGAGCGAGTTCGGCGACGGCGAGCCGGTGGCGGTGCTGGAGTGCGACGGCGAGGAGCACGAGGCCGAGCGCGCGGTGGCCCGCATCCAGGCCCAGCGGGCCCAGGGCGGCCAGGTGCAGTACAGCGACTTCGCCATCCTCTATCGCGCCAATCACCAGGCCCGCATCTTCGAGCAGGCGCTGCGCCGGGCCGAGATCCCGTACAAGGTGTCGGGTGGCCAGAGCTTTTTCGACCGTGCCGAGATCAAGGACCTGTGCGGCTGGCTGCGCCTGCTGGTCAATCAGGATGACGACCCGGCCTTTCTGCGCTCGGTGACCACGCCCAAGCGCGGCATCGGCCACCAGACCCTGGGCGCGTTGGGCGAGTTCGCCGGCAAGTGGAAGCTCAGCATGTACGAGGCGCTGTTCGCCGAGTCGCTGGGCACGGCGCTGAATGCCCGTGCGATTGGCACGCTGCACGAATTCGGCCGCTACGTGAACGACCTCGAATACCGTGCCCGCCATACCTCGGGGGCCGAGGACGCGCGCGCGCTGTTGCTCGAATGGCTGAAGGACATCGGCTACGAGCAGCACCTGTATGACGGCGAGGAGAGCGAGAAGGTCGCCGCTGCCAAGTGGAAGAACGTGCTCGACTTCATCGACTGGATGTCCAAGCGCTGCGGCGGCCAGATCACCCAGGACAGCGGCACCTTCGAGTCGCCGAAGCAGACCGTGCTCGAAGTGGCGCAGACCATCAGCGTCATCATCTCGCTGGCCGAGCGCGGCGACGATCAGGACCAGGTCACCCTGTCCACCCTGCATGCCTCCAAGGGCCTGGAGTGGCCCCATGTGGTGCTGGCCGGCGTCAACGAGGGCTTGCTGCCCTTCAAGAGCGAAGACGAGGACATGACCGCCGAGCGCCTCGAAGAGGAGCGCCGGCTGATGTATGTGGGCATCACCCGCGCCCGTACCACCCTGGCAGTGAGCGTGCTGCGCCGGCGCAAGAAGGGCCGCGACACGGTGCAGGGCATTCCCAGCCGCTTCGTGCTGGAGATGAAGCTGCACGAGGCCAGCACCCGCGAAGACCCGCGCGAGAAGTTGAAGCGCCTGCGTGCCGAGATGGTGCAAAAGCTGGCCGACAAGGCCGCTGCGACGACAGCGCAGAACTGA
- a CDS encoding glycosyltransferase family 1 protein → MRMGVFLVMVGRVAAGPETYEHRLVQALAALDTENEYHVFCLDEAAVAALGISQPNFIFHVLWPSNRWVSMSGSLPWAIRRSGVKLLHATFTPPPLCPVDYVFTMHGAVTFKHPHFYPPAVVWRLNALLRRGLHKAKLTVCVSEFVKQEMMEFFGLPADRLLTVHHGVSEEFRPLCAVTAAEQVKRRQGLEGPYFLYVGKLHENKNIVRLIEAFHQFIAESRCEAVLVLVGRQVWGSDGILETIVRLRMTQRVRLLGHQPQSALPALYSAATAFVFPTLWEGFGLPVVEAMACGTPVIASNVASLPEVTGGAALLVDPLSTTEIAAALHRVWSDAALRERLRASGLARARVFDWKHTAAATLAAYRRVHEACGS, encoded by the coding sequence ATGAGGATGGGCGTATTCCTGGTGATGGTCGGACGTGTCGCCGCTGGACCGGAGACTTACGAGCATCGTCTGGTGCAGGCCCTCGCCGCCCTGGACACCGAGAACGAATACCACGTGTTCTGCCTGGATGAGGCAGCGGTGGCGGCGCTGGGCATCAGCCAGCCGAACTTCATATTTCACGTGCTGTGGCCCAGCAACCGCTGGGTCAGCATGTCCGGCAGCCTGCCCTGGGCGATACGGCGCAGCGGCGTGAAGCTGCTCCATGCCACCTTCACGCCACCGCCGCTGTGCCCGGTCGACTATGTGTTCACCATGCATGGGGCGGTGACCTTCAAGCATCCGCACTTCTATCCGCCCGCCGTCGTGTGGCGCTTGAATGCCTTGCTGCGCCGCGGCCTGCACAAGGCCAAGCTGACGGTCTGCGTGTCCGAGTTCGTCAAGCAGGAGATGATGGAGTTCTTCGGCCTGCCCGCCGACCGCCTGCTGACGGTGCATCACGGGGTGTCGGAAGAGTTCCGCCCCCTCTGCGCCGTGACCGCTGCGGAGCAGGTCAAGCGGCGGCAGGGCCTGGAGGGGCCGTATTTTCTCTACGTCGGCAAGCTGCACGAGAACAAGAACATCGTGCGCCTGATCGAGGCGTTCCACCAGTTCATCGCCGAGAGCCGCTGCGAGGCGGTGCTGGTCCTGGTGGGGCGTCAGGTCTGGGGCAGCGACGGCATACTGGAAACCATTGTGCGTCTGCGCATGACGCAGCGTGTGCGCCTGCTGGGGCACCAGCCTCAGTCGGCGCTGCCGGCCCTGTACAGCGCGGCCACGGCCTTTGTGTTCCCGACGCTGTGGGAGGGCTTCGGCCTGCCGGTGGTCGAGGCCATGGCCTGCGGCACCCCGGTGATTGCCTCCAATGTGGCGAGCCTGCCCGAAGTCACTGGTGGCGCCGCGCTGCTGGTGGACCCGCTGTCCACCACCGAGATTGCCGCGGCCCTGCACCGTGTGTGGTCGGACGCCGCCCTGCGGGAACGCCTGCGCGCCTCTGGCCTGGCGCGGGCCCGCGTGTTCGACTGGAAGCACACGGCCGCGGCCACCCTGGCCGCCTACCGTCGGGTGCACGAAGCCTGCGGCTCATGA
- a CDS encoding PIG-L family deacetylase — translation MICIVSPHLDDAAMSCADHALGWVAARQEVLVLNVFTGAGEPGPCSTLMAANLRAAGVASAEQYTELRRGEDARCLQALGLQACDLGLSDAGFRGQGGRPDYDSLVALRPGRLGPREQPLVDELSHRLPQLQGASLVLCPMGVGGHVDHLIARAACERVVEPGRLAYYADMPYARAPWNWARTDWARLARARWSVKAMTAAKRAALAHYQSQTPLLFGRCSYCPELLLLPAH, via the coding sequence ATGATCTGCATCGTCTCTCCGCATCTGGACGATGCGGCCATGAGCTGTGCCGATCACGCACTCGGCTGGGTGGCTGCGCGGCAGGAGGTGCTGGTGCTGAATGTCTTCACAGGGGCCGGCGAGCCGGGCCCCTGCTCGACGTTGATGGCCGCGAATCTGCGTGCCGCCGGCGTGGCAAGCGCCGAGCAATACACCGAGCTGCGCCGTGGCGAAGACGCGCGCTGCCTGCAGGCCCTGGGTCTGCAGGCCTGCGATCTGGGCCTCAGCGACGCGGGCTTTCGAGGGCAGGGGGGCCGGCCCGACTACGACAGCCTGGTCGCCCTGCGGCCGGGGCGCCTTGGCCCGCGCGAGCAGCCGCTGGTCGACGAGCTGAGCCATCGCCTGCCGCAGCTGCAGGGGGCGAGTCTTGTGCTCTGTCCCATGGGCGTGGGTGGGCATGTCGATCATTTGATTGCCCGTGCCGCCTGTGAACGGGTGGTCGAGCCCGGTCGGCTGGCCTACTACGCGGACATGCCCTATGCCCGGGCGCCGTGGAACTGGGCCCGCACCGATTGGGCCCGGCTGGCGCGGGCCCGCTGGAGCGTCAAGGCAATGACGGCCGCCAAGCGAGCAGCCCTGGCGCATTACCAAAGCCAGACACCTCTGCTGTTCGGGCGCTGCAGCTACTGCCCGGAGCTGCTGCTGCTGCCCGCGCATTGA
- a CDS encoding M1 family aminopeptidase — translation MLTQIAAFEARYQLRSPLFAVAFVLFFLLTFGAVTIEDIQIGARGNVNVNSPYAILQTLGSMNLLAIFIVTAFVANVVIRDDETGFAPILRATQIRKFDYLVGRFLGAFAVAFLVTCAVPLAMIIGSWMPWLDAEKVGPLVLGHYAWAQFVFGLPTLLVMSAGFFALATATRSMMWTYVGVVAFIVLFVISRVMLADPSLDAVSSMADPFAVGALSRITKYWTTADRNTLLPPLAGVLLWNRLLWLGVGAALFALAYGLFRFEAKGSSAESAKPRQAPAADPAPPPKPLAGATAGGLARWLQFRALTRFDMAFVFRSPAFFVLLLLGVFNAIGGLSLTGEARGVNYLPVTRAVVDALMGSFNLIPIIIAVYYAGELVWRDRERRIHEIVDATAAPSWAFLAPKVLAITLVLLATLLAGVLTGVLFQLYHGYTHIEPLAYLLWFLLPSLINAFLLGVLAVFAQALVPHKFVGWALMLVYTVISTTLATMGFEHKLYNYADTAAVPLSDMNGMGHFWIGRAWHQGYWLAFAAMLLVFTHLMWRRGAATELRPRLARLGGRLKGVPGALLALSTLAWLGSGAWIFYNTNILNRYVTQPEREQWQADAEKALLPYENLPQPTITHVSLKVDLFPKQIRAAAEGSYLLENRSGQPLSTVHVRLDPDLALQQVALEGATLQKDYKAFGYRIYALTTPMQVGEQRKLAFKTVLEQPGFVNGMPLTQIVANGSFLNNFALTPVLGVNRQIFLQDRSKRRKYGLPAELRMAKLEDESASAHHALRHDSDWVTADITLTTDADQTPVAPGYTVSDTTTGGRRTLVTRTEAPIHNFFSLQSARYEILKQPWAGKNGQPVELSVYFHPPHAGNAPRMLAAMKTSLDLFSQAFSNYQFRQARILEFPAYERFAQSFANTMPYSEAIGFIQDFDEGRRDENIDLVSYVTAHEIGHQWWAHQLVGADKQGMTLLSESFAQYSALLVMEKLYGRDQLRKFLKLELDRYLRSRAGETVEEVPLARVENQGYVHYRKGALTMYWLKEVIGEAAVNRVLQQLLAQYAFKSAPYPASTDFLRILRTEAGPQHDQLITDLFEKITLYDLKASDAKAKRRTDGKYEVTFNVEAKKLYADGKGKETEAPLAEGFEIGVFTAEPGKKGFSKASVLMLERRPLTSGKQQFTLVLDQEPKWVGVDPYNMRIDRNSDDNLSKVEMN, via the coding sequence ATGCTCACCCAGATCGCCGCCTTCGAGGCGCGCTACCAGCTGCGCTCGCCGCTGTTCGCCGTGGCTTTTGTGCTGTTCTTCCTGCTGACCTTCGGTGCCGTCACGATCGAAGACATCCAGATCGGCGCCCGGGGCAACGTCAACGTCAACTCGCCCTACGCCATCCTGCAGACCCTGGGCTCGATGAATCTGCTGGCGATCTTCATCGTCACCGCCTTCGTCGCCAATGTCGTGATCCGCGACGACGAGACCGGCTTCGCACCGATTCTGCGGGCCACGCAGATCCGCAAGTTCGACTATCTGGTCGGCCGCTTCCTCGGCGCCTTCGCGGTCGCCTTCCTGGTCACCTGTGCGGTGCCGCTGGCGATGATCATCGGCTCCTGGATGCCCTGGCTGGATGCCGAGAAGGTCGGCCCGCTGGTGCTTGGCCACTATGCCTGGGCGCAGTTCGTGTTCGGCCTGCCGACCCTGCTGGTGATGAGTGCCGGCTTCTTCGCCCTGGCCACGGCCACGCGTTCAATGATGTGGACCTATGTCGGCGTGGTTGCCTTCATCGTGCTGTTCGTCATCAGCCGCGTGATGCTGGCCGACCCCAGCCTGGATGCCGTCTCGTCGATGGCTGACCCCTTTGCCGTCGGCGCACTGTCACGCATCACCAAGTACTGGACCACGGCCGACCGCAACACCCTGCTGCCACCGCTTGCCGGCGTGCTGCTGTGGAACCGCCTGCTCTGGCTGGGCGTGGGCGCAGCGCTGTTCGCGCTGGCCTACGGCCTGTTCCGCTTCGAGGCCAAGGGCAGCAGTGCCGAGTCGGCCAAGCCGAGGCAGGCCCCTGCGGCCGACCCGGCGCCGCCACCGAAGCCGCTGGCCGGCGCAACGGCCGGCGGCCTGGCACGTTGGCTGCAGTTCAGGGCGCTGACCCGCTTCGACATGGCCTTTGTGTTCCGCAGCCCGGCCTTCTTCGTGCTGCTGCTGCTGGGCGTGTTCAATGCCATCGGCGGGCTCTCGCTGACCGGCGAGGCCCGCGGCGTGAACTATCTGCCGGTGACACGCGCCGTGGTCGATGCGCTGATGGGCAGCTTCAACCTGATCCCCATCATCATCGCCGTCTACTACGCAGGCGAGCTGGTGTGGCGCGACCGCGAGCGCCGCATCCACGAGATCGTCGATGCCACCGCCGCGCCGAGCTGGGCCTTTCTTGCGCCCAAGGTGCTGGCGATCACGCTGGTGCTGCTGGCCACGCTGCTGGCGGGCGTGCTGACCGGTGTGCTGTTCCAGCTCTATCACGGCTACACCCATATCGAGCCGCTGGCCTATCTGCTGTGGTTCCTGCTGCCCAGCCTGATCAACGCCTTTCTGCTGGGCGTGCTGGCGGTGTTCGCCCAGGCCCTGGTGCCGCACAAATTCGTCGGCTGGGCGCTGATGCTGGTCTACACGGTGATCAGCACAACCCTGGCCACGATGGGCTTCGAGCACAAGCTCTACAACTACGCCGACACCGCCGCCGTGCCGCTGTCCGACATGAATGGCATGGGCCATTTCTGGATCGGCCGCGCCTGGCATCAGGGCTACTGGCTGGCCTTCGCGGCCATGCTGCTGGTGTTCACCCATCTGATGTGGCGCCGCGGCGCGGCGACCGAGCTGCGCCCGCGTCTGGCGCGGCTGGGCGGCCGCCTGAAGGGCGTGCCTGGTGCGCTGCTGGCCCTGAGCACCCTGGCCTGGCTGGGCAGCGGCGCATGGATCTTCTACAACACCAACATCCTGAACCGCTATGTGACCCAACCCGAGCGGGAGCAATGGCAGGCCGATGCCGAAAAGGCCCTGCTCCCCTACGAGAACCTGCCGCAACCGACCATCACCCACGTCAGCCTGAAGGTCGATCTGTTCCCGAAGCAGATCCGGGCCGCAGCCGAAGGCAGCTATCTGCTGGAGAACCGCAGCGGCCAGCCCTTGAGCACCGTGCACGTGCGGCTGGACCCCGACCTGGCCCTGCAGCAAGTGGCACTTGAGGGCGCCACCCTGCAAAAGGACTACAAGGCCTTCGGCTACCGCATCTACGCGCTGACCACGCCGATGCAGGTAGGCGAGCAGCGCAAGCTTGCGTTCAAGACGGTGCTGGAGCAGCCCGGCTTCGTCAACGGCATGCCGCTGACACAGATCGTCGCCAATGGCAGCTTCCTCAACAACTTCGCGCTGACGCCGGTGCTGGGCGTCAACCGCCAGATCTTTTTGCAGGACCGCAGCAAGCGGCGCAAGTACGGCCTGCCGGCCGAGTTGCGCATGGCCAAGCTGGAAGACGAGTCCGCCAGCGCCCACCACGCGCTGCGCCACGACAGCGACTGGGTAACGGCCGACATCACGCTGACCACCGACGCCGACCAGACCCCCGTGGCGCCCGGCTACACCGTCAGCGACACCACGACCGGTGGCCGCCGCACCCTGGTGACCAGGACCGAGGCGCCGATCCACAACTTCTTCTCGCTGCAATCGGCCCGCTACGAGATCCTGAAGCAGCCCTGGGCGGGCAAGAACGGCCAGCCGGTCGAGCTGAGCGTCTACTTCCACCCGCCCCATGCGGGCAATGCGCCACGCATGCTGGCGGCAATGAAGACCTCGCTGGACCTGTTCAGCCAGGCCTTCTCGAACTATCAGTTCCGCCAGGCGCGCATCCTGGAGTTCCCCGCCTACGAGCGTTTCGCCCAGTCCTTTGCCAACACCATGCCCTACTCGGAGGCGATCGGTTTCATCCAGGACTTTGACGAGGGCCGGCGCGACGAGAACATCGACCTCGTCAGCTACGTCACCGCCCACGAGATCGGCCACCAGTGGTGGGCCCATCAGCTGGTGGGCGCCGACAAGCAGGGCATGACCCTGCTGTCGGAGTCGTTCGCCCAGTACTCGGCCCTGCTGGTGATGGAAAAACTCTACGGCCGCGACCAGCTGCGCAAGTTCCTGAAGCTGGAGCTGGACCGCTACCTGCGCTCGCGCGCTGGCGAGACAGTGGAGGAGGTGCCGCTGGCCCGCGTCGAGAACCAGGGCTATGTGCATTACCGCAAGGGGGCGCTGACGATGTACTGGCTCAAGGAAGTGATAGGCGAGGCGGCCGTGAACCGCGTGCTGCAACAGCTGCTGGCCCAGTACGCCTTCAAGTCCGCGCCCTATCCGGCGTCCACCGACTTCCTGCGCATCCTGCGCACCGAGGCCGGACCCCAGCATGATCAGCTGATCACCGATCTGTTCGAGAAGATCACGCTGTACGACCTGAAGGCCAGCGACGCGAAGGCGAAGAGGCGCACCGACGGCAAGTACGAGGTGACGTTCAATGTCGAGGCCAAGAAGCTCTATGCCGACGGCAAGGGCAAGGAGACCGAGGCGCCGCTGGCCGAGGGCTTCGAGATCGGCGTGTTCACCGCCGAGCCTGGCAAAAAGGGCTTCAGCAAGGCCTCGGTGCTGATGCTGGAACGCCGCCCGTTGACCTCGGGCAAGCAGCAGTTCACGCTGGTGCTCGATCAGGAGCCGAAGTGGGTGGGCGTCGATCCGTACAACATGCGCATCGACCGCAACTCGGACGACAACCTGAGCAAGGTGGAGATGAACTGA
- a CDS encoding ABC transporter ATP-binding protein, whose translation MLKLTGLTHVYANGTKALANATLDIPKGMFGLLGPNGAGKSTLMRCIATLQTPSAGSIQFGDIDVIKQPERLRATLGYLPQDFGVYPRVSAYDLLDHLAVLKGIAGKGERRDTVETLLTQVNLWDVRKKAVAGYSGGMRQRFGVAQALIGRPQLIIVDEPTAGLDPEERNRFNNLLAEIGENVVVILSTHIVDDVADLCPMMAIINQGRIVQTGAPQDLTRSLRGRVWRRTIESGQLAGYQQDLTVISNRLRGGQTVIHVLADNLPAAGFEPVEGGLEDLYFATLVQSRRSTASAAATA comes from the coding sequence ATGCTCAAGCTCACCGGCCTGACCCACGTCTATGCCAACGGCACCAAGGCGCTAGCCAACGCCACGCTCGACATCCCCAAAGGCATGTTCGGCCTGCTGGGCCCCAACGGCGCCGGCAAGTCCACCTTGATGCGCTGCATCGCCACCTTGCAGACCCCCAGCGCCGGCAGCATCCAGTTCGGCGATATCGACGTGATCAAGCAACCCGAGCGCCTGCGCGCCACCCTGGGCTATCTGCCGCAAGACTTCGGCGTCTACCCGCGCGTCTCGGCCTACGACCTGCTGGACCATCTGGCCGTGCTCAAGGGCATCGCCGGCAAGGGCGAGCGCCGCGACACGGTGGAGACCCTGCTGACCCAGGTCAATCTCTGGGACGTGCGCAAGAAGGCCGTGGCCGGCTATTCGGGCGGCATGCGCCAGCGCTTCGGCGTGGCCCAGGCGCTGATCGGCCGCCCGCAGCTGATCATTGTTGACGAGCCCACCGCCGGCCTGGACCCCGAGGAGCGCAACCGCTTCAACAATCTGCTGGCCGAGATCGGCGAGAACGTGGTGGTGATTCTCTCGACCCACATCGTCGATGACGTGGCCGATCTGTGCCCGATGATGGCCATCATCAACCAGGGTCGCATCGTGCAGACCGGTGCACCGCAAGACCTGACCCGATCGCTGCGGGGCCGGGTCTGGCGCCGCACCATCGAGTCCGGCCAGCTGGCCGGCTATCAGCAGGACCTGACGGTGATCTCCAACCGGCTGCGCGGCGGCCAGACCGTCATCCACGTGCTGGCTGACAACCTGCCTGCCGCCGGCTTCGAGCCGGTCGAGGGTGGACTGGAAGACCTGTACTTCGCCACCCTGGTGCAGTCGCGCCGCAGTACTGCATCAGCTGCGGCCACGGCCTGA
- a CDS encoding lysoplasmalogenase produces the protein MLNISRLLAPLTALSALVAMLALSGLWLPHAWGFVAKPLTTLLIIGYAWQRGRATPVLRRWLLLGLAFSLAGDVCLLWPEQGFLPGLVSFLLAHLCYIKAFCTPVLFAKVPEPIAFYAALAGAVLSQLWSGVPAALRAPVAVYVVCLAAMAAQSAVWWRSEPRNARARWAAVGGLLFLCSDTLLAVNKFATPLPLASLWILATYWAAQWCIASSLAGDTA, from the coding sequence ATGCTCAACATATCTCGCCTGCTGGCCCCGCTGACGGCGCTCAGCGCCCTGGTCGCCATGCTGGCCCTGAGCGGCCTGTGGCTGCCGCACGCCTGGGGCTTTGTGGCCAAGCCGCTGACCACCCTGCTGATCATCGGCTACGCCTGGCAGCGCGGCCGGGCCACGCCGGTGCTGCGCCGCTGGCTGCTGCTGGGTCTCGCGTTTTCGCTGGCTGGCGATGTGTGCCTGCTCTGGCCGGAGCAGGGCTTTCTGCCCGGCCTGGTGAGTTTCCTGCTGGCCCACCTTTGCTACATCAAGGCTTTCTGCACGCCGGTGCTGTTTGCCAAGGTGCCCGAGCCGATCGCCTTCTACGCGGCGCTCGCCGGCGCGGTGCTGAGCCAGCTGTGGTCGGGCGTGCCGGCGGCGCTGCGCGCACCGGTGGCGGTGTACGTCGTCTGCCTGGCGGCGATGGCGGCGCAATCGGCGGTCTGGTGGCGCAGCGAGCCTCGCAATGCCCGCGCCCGCTGGGCGGCCGTGGGTGGGCTGCTGTTCCTGTGCTCGGACACCCTGCTCGCCGTCAACAAGTTCGCCACGCCGCTGCCACTGGCCTCGCTGTGGATCTTGGCCACCTACTGGGCGGCGCAGTGGTGCATCGCCTCCAGCCTGGCCGGCGACACCGCCTGA
- a CDS encoding DUF885 domain-containing protein codes for MATRRQTLLTLSSALALPLQAMAQTAAASLAPAFDDWAEHLALERMRADPVLATSRQYLPPAEQELLDGQLTPNTKAYRAARVAAARAALQQMRSFDRSRLGAQQRTSAAVIEWSLQNQVDGEAFSDYQFVFHQFRGLHISLVNFLSQSHPVRNARDIANYLSRLEQVAGQIDRGIAQAADAATRGFLMPRFITEASLGQLQRFLGDAAAKNVLVTSLDERAAQLAGIPAEARAAAVAQAEKITADAIIPAYRRVQALLQAQLPQTTDDAGLWRLPGGDKAYAFELRRQTTTDYTPAEIHALGLSEVARIEAEMDGLLRQLGYAEGSVKQRIDKLELDQQPKEADPRPALLARYEAIVRDAERRARTVFEITPKAPVVVKREPPFTEKTAAAHYAGPARDGTRPGIFWVPLPGAPFRMAGMRTLAYHEAVPGHHFQISLQQESTQLPRYRRDAVFSGGPAYSEGWGLYAEQLAAENGWYEGDTLGRLGQLDAELFRARRLVADTGLHAMKWTRQQTIAYGLPLAEVDRYVVMPGQACAYKLGMLSILDARAKAQQALGAKFAIKAFHSLVLGTGNVPLAVLAQVVDDWVAAQR; via the coding sequence GTGGCGACGCGCCGCCAGACGCTGCTGACCCTGAGTTCCGCCCTGGCCCTGCCGCTGCAGGCAATGGCGCAAACGGCCGCGGCCTCGCTGGCGCCGGCGTTCGACGACTGGGCCGAACACCTCGCGCTGGAGCGCATGCGTGCCGATCCGGTGCTGGCCACTTCGCGCCAGTATCTGCCGCCGGCCGAGCAGGAATTGCTGGACGGCCAGCTGACGCCCAACACCAAGGCCTACCGCGCGGCCCGCGTCGCGGCGGCTCGAGCGGCGCTGCAGCAGATGCGCAGCTTCGACCGCAGCCGGCTCGGCGCTCAGCAGCGCACCTCGGCAGCGGTGATCGAATGGTCGCTGCAAAACCAGGTCGATGGCGAGGCCTTCAGCGACTACCAGTTCGTCTTCCATCAGTTCCGCGGCCTGCATATCAGCCTGGTGAACTTCCTCAGCCAGTCGCACCCGGTCCGCAACGCGCGCGATATCGCCAACTACCTGAGCCGGCTGGAGCAGGTCGCCGGCCAGATCGACAGGGGCATCGCCCAGGCCGCCGATGCGGCCACGCGCGGCTTCCTGATGCCGCGCTTCATCACCGAGGCGAGTTTGGGCCAGTTGCAGCGCTTTCTGGGTGACGCAGCGGCGAAGAATGTGCTGGTCACATCGCTCGATGAGCGCGCCGCCCAGCTGGCCGGCATCCCGGCCGAGGCCCGCGCGGCAGCGGTCGCGCAGGCAGAAAAGATCACCGCCGACGCCATCATCCCCGCCTACCGCCGTGTGCAGGCCCTGCTGCAGGCGCAGCTGCCCCAGACCACCGACGACGCCGGCCTGTGGCGCCTGCCCGGAGGCGACAAGGCCTATGCCTTCGAGCTGCGGCGCCAGACCACCACCGACTACACGCCGGCCGAGATCCATGCGCTGGGGTTGAGCGAGGTGGCACGCATCGAAGCCGAGATGGACGGCCTGCTGCGCCAGCTCGGCTATGCCGAGGGCAGCGTCAAGCAGCGCATCGACAAGCTGGAGCTGGACCAGCAACCGAAGGAGGCAGATCCGCGCCCGGCCCTGCTGGCGCGCTACGAGGCCATCGTGCGCGACGCCGAGCGGCGCGCCAGGACGGTGTTCGAGATCACGCCCAAGGCCCCGGTGGTGGTCAAGCGCGAGCCCCCGTTCACCGAGAAGACGGCCGCCGCCCACTACGCCGGCCCGGCGCGCGACGGCACGCGGCCCGGCATCTTCTGGGTGCCGCTGCCCGGTGCGCCATTCCGCATGGCCGGCATGCGCACCTTGGCCTATCACGAGGCCGTGCCCGGCCATCATTTCCAGATCTCGCTGCAGCAGGAGAGCACGCAGCTGCCGCGCTACCGGCGCGACGCCGTGTTCAGCGGCGGCCCGGCCTATTCCGAGGGCTGGGGCCTGTATGCCGAACAGCTCGCGGCCGAGAACGGCTGGTACGAGGGCGACACCCTGGGCCGCCTGGGCCAGCTCGATGCCGAGCTGTTCCGCGCCCGCCGGCTGGTGGCCGACACCGGCCTGCATGCGATGAAGTGGACGCGCCAGCAGACCATCGCCTACGGCCTGCCGCTGGCCGAGGTCGACCGCTACGTGGTCATGCCCGGCCAGGCCTGCGCCTACAAGCTGGGCATGTTGAGCATCCTCGACGCGCGGGCCAAGGCGCAGCAGGCGCTGGGTGCGAAGTTCGCCATCAAGGCCTTCCACAGCCTGGTGCTGGGCACCGGCAATGTGCCGCTGGCCGTACTCGCCCAGGTGGTGGACGACTGGGTGGCTGCGCAGCGCTGA